Within Labrys wisconsinensis, the genomic segment CCGCCGCGGTCGGCGACCACATCCAGGTGATCGGCGACGACTTTCTCGTCACCAACGCCGCGCTTGTGGCCGCGGCCGCGCAGGCCGGCACGGTCAATGCCGTGCTCGTCAAGGTCAACCAGGCCGGCACGGTGAGCGAGGCGCGGGCCGCCTGCGAGGCCGGCCGCCGCGCCGGGTTCGGCACCATCGTCTCGGCCCGCTCGGGCGAGACCGAGGACGTCGCCATCGCCCATCTGGCGGTGGGCTGGAGCGCCGGCCAGCTCAAGGTCGGCTCCTTCGCCCGCTCCGAGCGGATGGCGAAGTGGAACGAGGTGCTGCGCATCGAGGAGGCGCTGGGCGCACGCGCCCGCTTCGCCGGCCTGACGGCCTTGCCGTTCCGGCGCTCCCGATAGGCGGGGTCAGCCCTGCGGCGGCAGCTTGCGCGCCGTCTTCAGCTTCTGCCAGTTGTTGGTCTGGCTGACCATCTCGCGGATCGAGGCGATGTTCTGTGCCGCCTCCGCGGGGCTGAGGTCGCGGCTCGCCACGGTCTGGGCCTCGCCGAACTTGCCCTGCAGCGCCAGCACCAGCGCCAGGTTCTGGCGGGCGCGCATGTCGGCGCGCGGATCGGCATTGGCCTGCCGCAGCACCTTCTCGGCGTTGGCGAGGTCGTTGGAGAGAGCGTAGGACAGGCCGAGGTTGGAGAGCACCGAGGGCTCGCCCGGCGCGATCTTGAGGGCGGTGTCGTAGTGATCGCGCGCTTCGCTGCTGCGGCCCATCTGGTCCAGCACCGCGCCCTGGGCCATCAGGATGCGCCAGTCCGGCTTGTCCGGCATATGGGCCCGCGACAGCACGTCGAGCGCCTGGTCGAACTGGCCGTTGGCCGCCAGCGCCCGGCCATATTCGCCGAGCAGGGCCTGGTTCTTCGGGTTGGCGATCGCCGCCCGCTGCACCACCGCCAGCGCCTGGGCGTTCTGGTCGGTCTCGCGCAGGGCGCGCGCATAGATCATCGCCGCCCGGGGATCGGACGGGTTCTTGTCATAGGCGGGCTGCCACTGCGCGGCGATGGCGCGCCAGCCCTCGGGGCTGGTGGCGGCCGGCGGGGCGGCCGGCGTGCTGATCGAGCCGGTGATCGGGTTGTCGTCGAAGGTCTTGCAGCCGCCGAGAGCGAGTCCCAGGGCGATGAAGACGGCGAAGCTGGAACGGCGCATGCGGCCCCCCTCGGCGGCGGCAAATCGGGCGCCACGGCGCCCCAAATCGGTCCTCCTGGTGATAATTGGTTAACCTTACTGGATGGTTAAGAGGGGGGATGCACGCGGCGACGGCGCACGGTCGAAACGCCGTGCTCGACGCCCGTCCCCTGCACCTCGTGGGAGGAGAGGAGCAACCGTCCCGCTCGAAACCGTCCCGCCGCCTCAATCCTCGTCGAGGCAGGCGCGGATGCCTTCGCGGTAGGTGGGATAGAGGAGGTCGCAGCCGAGCTCGCGGCGCAGGCGGCGGTTGGAGACGCGCTTGTTCTCGCCGTAGAAGGACCGGCCCATCGGCGAGAGGTCGGCGGCCTCGAAGTCGATCTCCGGCGGCGGCTCGCGGCCGAGGAGATGCGCGGCGTAGGCGATCACGTCCTGGGGCGGCGCCGGCTCGTCGTCGGCGACGTTGATCAGCGGCCCGACCGCGGGCCGGCCGATCCCGGCGATGAGGGCGCCGGCGATGTCGTCGACATGGATGCGGTTGAACACCTGTCCCGGCTTGACGATGCGCCGCGCCGTGCCCTCGCGCAGGTTGCGCACCGCGTTCTGGCCGGGGCCGTAGATGCCGGCGAGGCGGAACACCTGCACCGCCCGGCCCGCGCGCGCGCCGAGATCGATCCAGGCCCGCTCGACCTCGGCCCGGCGCCGGTTGCGCTCGGCGGTGGGGCGGATCGGCGTGTCCTCGTCGATCCAGGCGCCATCGAAGCCGCCATAGACGCCGACGGTGGAGAGATAGCCGATCCAGGCCAGCGCCGGCGCCGCGGCGATGTCGTCCGCCAGCGCCCGCAGCACGGGGTCGCCGGTCGCGTCCGGCGGGATCGAGACCAGGATATGGGTGGCCGCCGCCACCGCCCCGCGCAGCGCCGGGCCGGCCGACAGCCCGTCGAACGCCAGCGTCTCCACACCGAGCGCCGCGGCCCGCTCGGCCGCCGCCTCCGGCGTGCGGGCGGTGCCCGCGACGTGGCCGAACCCGGCTCCCGCCCGCAGGACGAAACGCGAGGCGGAATAGCCGAGCCCGAAGACGAGCAGGCGCCTCACTGGCCGGACAGCCCGTCGAAGAAGTCCTTGACCTTGGCGAAGAAGCCGGCGCTCTCGGGCTGCGTCTCCTTCGACGACACCGCGTCGAACTCGGCGAGGAGGTCGCGCTGGCGCCGCGTCAGGTTCTTCGGCGTCTCGACGAAGACCTGGACATACATGTCGCCGACGTCGCGCGCGCGCAGCACCGGCATGCCCTTGCCCCTGAGGCGGACCTGGCGGCCGGTCTGGGTGCCCTCCGGGACCTGCACCTTGGCCTGGGCGCCGTCGATGGTCGGCACGGTGAACTCGCCGCCGAGCGCGGCCGTGACCATCGACACCGGCACGCGGCAGTGGAGGTCGGCCCCGTCTCGTTGAAAGAACGGATGGGGCTGGATCGACAGGAAGATGTAGAGGTCGCCCGGCGGCCCGCCGCGCGCGCCCGCCTCGCCCTCGTTGGACAGGCGGATGCGGGTGCCGTCCTCGACGCCGGCGGGGATGTTGACCGAGAGCGTGCGCTCGCGCGTGACGCGGCCGGCGCCGCCGCAGGCGGCGCAGGGATCGTCGATGACCTCGCCCCGGCCATGGCAGGTGGGGCAGGTGCGCTCGATGGAGAAGAAGCCCTGGGTGGCGCGCACCCGGCCGTGGCCGGCGCAGGTGCCGCACTGACGCGGCTTGGAACCCGGCTTGGCGCCGGAACCGGAGCAGGCCTCGCAGGTGACGGAGGTCGGGATCTTCACCGTCGCCGTCTTGCCCTTGAAAGCGTCCTCCAGCTCGATCTCCATGTTGTAGCGCAGGTCCGCCCCGCGCTCGCGACCGCCGCCTCCGCCCCGCGACCGCCCCCCGCCACGACCGGTGAGGTCGTCGAAGATGTCGTTGAAGATGTCGGTGAAGGAGCCGAAGCCGCCGGCCTCGAAGCCGCCGCGCCCGCCCATGCCGCCATTCTCGAACGCGGCATGGCCGAAGCGGTCATAGGCGGCCCGCTTCTGGCCGTCCTTCAGCGCCTCATAGGCCTCGTTCACCTCCTTGAACCGGGCCTCGGCTTCCTTGTTGCCGGGATTGCGGTCGGGATGGTGCAGCATCGCCAGCTTGCGAAACGCGGCCTTGAGCTCGCCGTCGCTCGCCTCGCGACTGACGCCAAGGACTTCGTAATAGTCGCGCTTGGCCATGGATCAGACCGGACTGCTGAGGGCGCCCCTCTCCCACGCGGGAGAGTCGCCGGAACGGGGGACCGGACTCCAGGCCGGCGGCCTGCCGCGGCAAGAGCCTGATCCTGCTTGGATTTCACGATTCGGCGCCATCGTCAAAGCTGCAAACCCTTCAGGCCGCCTTCGTCCACGGGCAAAGACGGCACCGCCCGCACCGGCCGGGCGAGAAATGCCCGTGCCGATGCCGGCAAGATATGCGAAAGCCCTCGCCGTTCCGGGCGAGGGCCCTGCACGCTGCGGACGGCTCAGGCCCGCTTTTTCTTGTCCTCGTCGACCTCTTCGAAGTCGGCGTCGACCACGTCGTCCTGCGGCTTGCCGGCCGAGGCCTCGGCCTCGGCGCCGGGGGCGGCCTGGCTGGCCTGGTAGAGCGCCTCGCCGAGCTTCATCGAGGCCTGCATCAACTCGTTGGTGCGGGCCTTGATCGCCTCGGCGTCGTCGCCGTCCTTGACCGCCTTCAACGCGGCGACCGCGCTCTCCACGGTCGACTTGTCGGCGGCCGAGACCTTGTCGCCGAGGTCGCGCAGCGACTTCTCGGCCTGGTGCACCGCCGCATCGGCCTGGTTGCGGACCTCGACGAGCTCGCGGCGCTTCTTGTCCTCGGCCGCGTTGGCCTGGGCGTCCTTGACCATCTTCTCGATGTCGGCCTCGCTGAGGCCGCCCGAAGCCTGGATGCGGATCTGCTGCTCCTTGCCGGTGGCCTTGTCCTTGGCCGAGACCTGGACGATGCCGTTGGCGTCGATGTCGAAGGTGACCTCGACCTGCGGCACGCCGCGCGGCGCCGGCGGCAGGCCGACCAGGTCGAACTGGCCGAGCGCCTTGTTGTCGGCGGCCATCTCGCGCTCGCCCTGGAAGACGCGGATGGTCACGGCCGTCTGGTTGTCCTCGGCGGTCGAGAACACCTGGCCCTTCTTGGTCGGGATCGTGGTGTTGCGGTCGATCAGCCGGGTGAACACGCCGCCCAGCGTCTCGATGCCCAGCGACAGCGGGGTCACGTCGAGCAGCAGCACGTCCTTGACGTCACCCTGCAGCACGCCGGCCTGAACCGCCGCGCCGATGGCCACGACCTCGTCGGGGTTGACGCCCTTGTGCGGCTCCTTGCCGAAGAACTGCTTCACGATCTCCTGGATCTTGGGCATGCGCGTCATGCCGCCGACGAGGACGACCTCGTCGATCTGGCCGGCCGCCAGGCCCGCATCCTTGAGCGCCTTGCGGCAGGGCTCGACGGTGCGCTGGATCAGGTCGTCGACCAGGCTCTCGAACTTGGCGCGCGACAGCTTCAGCGTCAGGTGCTTGGGACCGGTCGCGTCCGCCGTGATGTAGGGCAGGTTGATCTCGGTCTGGGCCGTCGAGGACAGCTCGATCTTGGCCTTCTCGGCCGCCTCCTTCAGGCGCTGCAGGGCGAGCTTGTCCTTCTTCAGGTCGATGCCCTGCTCGCGCTTGAACTCGTCAGCGAGATACTCGACCAGGCGCATGTCGAAGTCCTCGCCGCCGAGGAAGGTGTCGCCGTTGGTCGACTTCACCTCGAACACGCCGTCGCCGATCTCCAGGATCGACACGTCGAAGGTGCCGCCGCCGAGGTCGTAGACCGCGATGGTGCCGGTCTTCTTCTTGTCGAGGCCGTAGGCGAGCGCCGCGGCGGTCGGCTCGTTGATGATGCGCAGCACTTCCAGGCCGGCGATCTTGCCGGCGTCCTTGGTGGCCTGGCGCTGGGCGTCGTTGAAATAGGCGGGCACGGTGATGACGGCCTGCGTCACGGGCTGGCCGAGATGGGCCTCCGCCGTCTCCTTCATCTTCTGCAGGACGAAGGCCGAGATCTGCGAGGGCGAATAGGTCTTGCCGTCCGCCTCCACCCAGGCGTCGCCGTTGGGGGCGCGCACGATCTTGTAAGGGACGAGGCCGATGTCCTTCTTGGTCATCGGGTCGTCGAAGGTGCGGCCGATCAGGCGCTTGATGGCGAAGAAGGTGCGCTCCGGATTGGTGACCGCCTGGCGCTTGGCCGGCTGGCCGACGAGGCGCTCGCCGTCGTCGGTGATGGCCACGATCGAAGGCGTGGTGCGCATGCCTTCCGAATTCTCGATGACCCGTGCGTTTGCGCCTTCCATGACCGCAACGCAGGAATTGGTGGTGCCGAGGTCGATGCCGATTACTTTAGCCATTCGTCTTGTCCTTCCTTGTCAGCAGACCGGCGCGCCCCGAAGCAGCAGCGCCGAAGCCGGATCCCCACGGTAGGAACCGGCCGGTCCCTATCGGAATGTCCCGCCTGTCCGACGGGGCTGGCGGGTATATAAGAGGCCGGTTTTGGGGCCGCAAGGCGCGATTGCGGCCCTGGAGACGAATGCGTGGCCCGGGTTCCGCCCCCCGCCGCCGCGGCCGCCCCGCGCCCGGTCCGGCAGGGGTTTGCGGCGCCCCGCGCCGGTGCTATCCGGGGCCGGCGAGACAGCCCGCGCCGGCGGCGCGGCCAACCCGTCGGACGGCCCATGCAGCTCTATCCCTCCCGTTTCGACCGGACGCAGCAGGAGGATCTGGTGGCGGCGATCCGCGCGGCGGTGCGGGCCGCGCCGCTCTACGTGCCGCGCATGCCGCGGACCGGAAAGCCCTTCTCGGTCCGGATGACCAATTGCGGCCGGCTCGGCTGGGTCTCCGACGAGGCCGGCTACCGCTACCAGGCCACCCATCCCGAAACCGGGGAGCCCTGGCCCGCCATTCCCCAGCCGCTCGAGGCGCTGTGGCGCGAGGTCGCCGGCTATCCCCTGCCGCCCGAGGCCTGCCTGGTCAATGTCTATGCCGCCGATGCGCGCATGGGCCTGCACCAGGACCGCGACGAGGCGGATTTCTCCGCCCCGGTGGTCTCGGTCTCGCTCGGCGACACCTGCCTGTTCCGCCTCGGCGGCACCGAGCGCCGCGACCCGACCCGCTCCTTCCGCCTCGCCTCGGGCGACGTCCTGGTGCTCGGCGGCGACAGCCGCCTCGCCTTCCACGGCGTCGACCGGCTCTATCCCGGCACCTCGACGCTGCTGCGCGGCGGCGGGCGCATCAACCTGACGCTGCGCCGGGTGACGAAACCGCCCGCAGCGGCCTGACGGCGGTCTCTGCCGGCGCCTCGCCCGCCAGCCGGCGCAGCAGGAAGACCAGCAGCGCCGGCAGCACCAGCGCCGCGCCGGGGATGCCGGCGAGGCCGCCCATCAGGGTGAGCAGCGGCAGCAGGGTGACGAGGAGATAGACGATGCGCTCGCGTCCGGCTCCGCCGCCGACCGCCAGCACGGCCCAGACGGCGACCAGCAGGTCGTAGCTCATCAGATAGGGCGTGGCGACGAGGCCGGCGACCATCAGCGCCGCGTAGGAGAGCAGCGGGTCGCGCGGGCGCCGATAGGTCCAGGCCACGGCGCCGGCGGCGGCAAGGGCGGCCAGGACCTGCAGGCCGTAGGCGAGGCCCGAGGAGGCGCCGAGGAGGCGGGCGTTCATGTAGAGCGTCGGCATGAAGGCATAGCTGACATTGGTGGGCCGGCTCAGCACCAGCTCCTGCATCGGCGCGCCGACGGTGAGGTAGAGCCGCCAGAGATCGACGCCCCAGAGCAGGGCGGTGGCGCCGGCCAGGGCCAGGGTCGTCGCCGCAGCGGCGAAGACGACGCGCCAGCGCCCGGTGAGGACCAGCATCAGCGGAAAGAGCAGGCCGAGCTGCGGCTTGACGGTGAGCAGGCCGAGCAGCATGCCGGCCAGCAGCGGCCGCCGGTCGAGGTTGCGCCAGATGCCGATCAGGAGCGCCAGGAGGAGGAAGGAGGCCTGCCCGGAGATCCAGCAGAACACGCCGGCCGGCGCCAGGACGAGGACCGGCCAGGCGAAGCGCCGGTCGGCGGTGACGGGCACCACGACGAGGAGGGCGAGGAGCGACAGCGCCGTCCACAGCGCCAGGGCCGGCAGGTAGGGCATGAGGCCGAAGGGCGCCATCACCAGCATGAAATGCGGCGCATAGGACCATTGCTGCGCCGGATAGTCCCAGCCGGTCAGGGCGGCGAGGTGCTGGTTGTAGAGGCGGATGTCGTAGTAGCGCCCGGCCTCGCCGCTCCAGGCCTCCCGGCCATAGACCCAGGCATTGAGGAAGTCGCGTCCGAGGGCATAGCCGTTGACGTCACGCGGGAACGGCGCCTGCCACGCGACGGAGAGGAGATAGGCTGCCAGCAGCCCGGCCCCCAGGACGATGCCGGGGATGAAGATCAGGCGATGGAGGCGGGGCGTCGCTGCGGGCACGTGCATCTCCGATGGGTCCGCCGCCGCCGCGCGGCGCCCGGTCCTGCGTCCGCCATCCTGCCATGGTGGGGTTAACGCCACACCTTCGGACCATCGCGGCGGCGCGCCGCGACGCCGGCCGCCGGACCCATGGACATCCCCGACCTGGCGTGCGTAATCTGGAGGTCTGGGGGGTCGGGTTGCGTCGCTCGGATGGGCCGCAGCCATATCGACCGGAGATTTCCGCCTTGAGCGACGGCCCCAGCGAGTTCGACCTCAGCGCCGCTTGGATCCGCCGGGCGCAGGGGGACCTCAAGGCCTTCCTGGAAGCGTTCGCAGTTCGGATGGAATCGGCGCTGCCCGACCATGTCGTCGTCGAACGCCGACGCGATGGCTTCTTCTCCTCCACGCGCCATGTCACCGGCGTAACAGTCCGGACCGACGGGGATGTGTTCATCCTGGGCATGGCGGGCGCGCGCCTGGTCGCCCGGCGCCAGAAGCTGGTGCGCGGCGTGGCCGTGAAGACCGAGGTGCTCGGCATGCCGGAATGGCTGGTCGCGCTCGACCGCGAGGTCAAGCTGCTGGCCGAGCAGGCCGGCGCGGCGCAGAGCGCGCTGCACGGGCTCCTCATGTCCTGACCGGGAGGAGCGGCGCCATGTCCTGGCTGAGCTGGTTGACAGGGGGCCAGACCCCGGCGGAGGCCGAGCAGGCCCGCCTCGCCTCGGAGGCCGACGCGCGGCGCCTGGCGGAATGGGAGACGGCGCTGCAGCGCGGGCGGCTGCCGGGCTTCGTCGCCGAGCGCCTGCAGGCGGCGTCCGCGGGCCGGACGCCGTGGCTGACGACCATGACCGCGGCCGAGCTGATGCTGGCGCGCTCCCACGGCATCCGCCCCATTGCCACGGTCTCGGGAACCTGCTGGTTCCACTACGGCTATTCCTGGACCAAGGGCCATTCCGCCGGCTGGCACGCCGCGCTGTCGCGGCTGAAGCTCGAGGCGGCCGCCGCCGGCGCCAATGCGGTGGTCGACGTGAAGATGCGCCGCATCAACCTCGATATCGGCGAGAGCATGGACTTCACCGTGCTGGGCACCGCCGTGCGCTTCGACGGCCTGCCGCCGAGCCCGGACCCGGTCGTCGCCACCGTGCCGGCCCTCGAATTCGCGCGGCTGCTCGAGGCCGGGATCGTCCCCGTGGGCATCGGCATCGGCGCGCACTACGAATGGCTCTCCCGCGGCGGCAATCTCGACGGCGCCGGCAGCTTCTCCAACCGGCCGCTGACCGGTCTCGGCAATTTCTGGGAGCGGGTGCGGCGCATCGCCCATGCCGAGCTGCGCCGGGACACCGCGGCCCAGGGCAACGGCGTGCTGGCCCACACCCATTTCGGCCAGCTCTTCAAGATCGAGAACGACGACGCGCCGGGCCGCTATCTCGGGCGCCACATCGTGGTCGGGACGATCGTCGATGCGCCCCGGCGCCTTCCCGTGCCGCACGGGATCGAGATGGTGCTCGACATGAACGAGGCGGCCTCGCCGCTGTCGACGGCGAGCCGCCATGGCCACACGGCCTATGACGGCGTCGACCAAGAGGGAGAGATATGAGCAACACCGACCAGGATCTGCCGCAGCACGCGCTGGAGCGCCTCAAGGGGCTGCGCAGCCAGGGCCATCCCGGCGGCATCTTCACCTCCGACTTCTCGGTCAACGAGTTCCTGCTGGTGCGCAAGGCCGGCTTCGAGCCGGTCGGGCTGTGCATCGGCTCGTGCATCTACCATGTCGGCATCCAGTACGGCAGCTGGTCGAAGAACCAGGAGCTCGATGTCCTGTCCCAGGCGATGTACCATGCCCGCGAGCTGGCGATGACGCGCATGCGCGAGGAGGCCGCCGACATGGGCGCGGACGGCGTGGTCGGCGTCCAGCTGACGGTCAAGCGGCTGGCCTGGGACGCCAACGTGCTGGAGTTCGTCGCCATCGGCACCGGCGTGGTGCATGCCGAAGGCAGCCCGGCCTTCAAGGGCCCCAAGGGCCAGCCCTTCACCTCGGACCTCTCCGGCCAGGATTTCTGGACGCTGCTGCAGGCCGGCTACCGCCCGCTCGAGATGGTGATGGGCTCCTGCGTCTATCACGTGGCGCATCGCGGCTTCATGAAGACGCTCGGCCAGGCCGGCCAGAACGTCGAGCTGACCAATTTCTCCCAGGCCATGTACGACGCCCGCGAGATCGCCATGGAGCGCATGCAGAACGAGGCCACCGAGGCCCGGGCCGAAGGCGTGGTCGGCGTCGACCTGCACGAGGGCAACCATGTCTGGGAGCCGCACGTCATCGAGTTCTTCGCCGTGGGCACGGCCGTCGTGCCGATCTCGAGCGAGCCGAGCGCGTCGAAGATTCCCGATCCGCAGCTCGTCCTGTCCGTGAACAGCTGAGGAGACCGAGCCATGAGCATCCTTGAACGCATCGCCGACCTGTTCCAGGCCAAGACCCACAAGCTCCTGTCGCGACTCGAGGATCCCAACGAGACGCTGGACCTGTCCTACGAGCGGATGCTCACGGGGCTGCAGGAGACCAGGCGCCACCTCGCCGACGTGGTGACGGAGCGCACCTCGCTGGAGCGCCAGATCGCCGCCGGCCGGGCCGAGGCCGAGCGGGCCGAGAACGATGCGCGCCTGGCCATCCGCTCCGACCGCGAGGACCTCGCCCGCGCCGCCCTGGCGCACAAGCAGGCGGCCCTGGCCAAGCTCGACACGCTGGCCCAGGCCCGCAACGCCATCGCGGCGCAGGCCGACAAGCTCATCGAGTACCAGTCCAAGCTCGAAGCCAGGATCGAGCAGTTCCGCAACCAGAAAGAGGTGATGAAGAGCACCTATGCCGCGGCGCAGGCCCAGGTGCGGGTGACCGAATCGCTGACGGGCATCGGCTCCGACCTCGGCAATGTCGGCGGCGCCCTGCAGCGGGCCCAGGACAAGGTCGAGGGCATGCAGGCCCGGGCCGGGGCGATGGAGGGCATGCTCGAGGCCGGGATCCTGACCGACCCGCTCGACCCCAGGAGCGCCACCGACCACGAGCTCGACAAGCTGCGCGCAACCGGCGCCATCGACGCCGACATGGCGCGCCTGAAGGCCGAGCTCGGCGGCGAGACCGGGGGCAAGGCGCTGCCGGCGCCCTGAAGCCGCGTCCCCTCCGTCCGGGCCGCGCGCGGGTCGCGGTTGCGTCCTTCGGCGCGGCGACGCCCCGTGTCACCCGACTGGTCCGTCCGGCGGGCAATCCTGCCCGGCCTTCGCATGGCTGCCGTCGCCATCCGCGGCCGCGGCGACGCGCCCCTGCCGGGAAAAACGGCGCCCTGCCCACAAGTTCACCCTGGAATGCCTCCAAAGCGCAATTGACTCGCCGCAGGTCTTTTGATCGATTGGTCAAAATCAACGAGGACTTGCAGAGATCCGGCATGCGCTCCGGGGGAGCGGCGAACGGTTCGGGCGCGTCGCGCCCGGGCCGGTCGAGGCGCATGCGGAAAAGCGTCGTCCGCGGAAGCGGGCCCTTCTCAAGGTCGCAGGCGACGTGTCATGCTCAATCCAGGCGCGACTGCGGAGCGCCTCGTCCAGACGAGAACAAGAACGGGAGTGTCCTTCATGAAATCGATGCTGATGGGTCTGGCGCTCGCGCTGGCCGCCGCGACGTCGGCCATGGCTGCCGACAAGGGCCCGGCGGTGATCTACGACATGGGCGGCAAGTTCGACAAATCCTTCAACGAGGCGGCCTATAACGGCGCAGAGCGCTGGAAGAAGGAGAGCGGCAAGACCTATCGCGAGTTCGAGATCACCAACGCCTCGCAGCGCGAGCAGGCCCTGAGCCGCTTCGCCCGCGACGGCAACAACCCGATCGTCGTGCTCGGCTTCGCCTATGAGGACGCGGTCAAGGCGGTGGCGCCGAAATTCCCCAAGACCAGCTTCGCGATCGTCGACATGGTGGTCGACCTGCCCAACGTCGCCTCCTACGTCTTCAAGGAGCAGGAGGGCTCCTATCTCGTCGGCCTGCTGGCGGCCAAGACCTCGAAGACCGGCACGGTCGGCTTCGTCGGCGGCATGGACATCCCGCTGATCCGCAAGTTCGCCTGCGGCTATGTCCAGGGCGCCAAGGCCGGCAATGCCGCGATCAAGGTCATCCAGAACATGACCGGCACCACGCCGGCCGCCTGGAACGACCCGGGCCGCGGCTCGGAGCTGGCCAAGGCGCAGATCGCCCAGGGCGCCGACATCGTCTACGCCGCCGCCGGCCAGACCGGGCTCGGCGTGCTGCAGGCGGCCGCCGACGGCGGCAAGCTCGGCATCGGCGTCGATTCCAACCAGAACCCGCTCTATCCCGGCAAGGTGCTGACCTCGATGGTGAAGCGGGTGGACGAGGCGACCTACCAGGCCTTCGACACCGGCACCAAGGGCACGTTCAAGCCCGGCATCCAGGACCTCGGCCTGAAGGAAGGCGGCGTCGACTACGCCATGGACGACAACAACAAGGCCCTGGTGACCGCCGAGGCCAAGGCGGCGGTGGAGGCGGCCAAGGCCGACATCATCGCCGGCAAGACCCAGGTGCACGACTACATGTCGGACAATGCCTGCCCGGTGAACTGAAGCCGTCGCCACGGAGACGGACCGACCGGGCGGCGCGGGGGAACGGTCGCCGGCGCAGCATGCGCCGGCAGCCGGCCATGCGCGACGGCCTCGGTCGTCCGCCCGCCTCGCCGCCCCATCGCCCGCCGATCCGGAGAGCTGAGCCATGGCGAGCGCCATCGAACTGCGCAAGATCGACAAGAGCTTCGGCCCGGTGCACGCCAACAGGGCCATCGACCTCGCGGTCGAGCGGGGCACGATCCACGGCATCGTCGGCGAGAACGGCGCCGGCAAGTCGACGCTGATGTCGATCCTCTACGGCTTCTACGAAGCCGATTCGGGCGAGATCTTCGTCGGCGGCGAGAAGAAGGCCATCCGCTCCTCGCAGGACGCCATCGCCGCCGGCATCGGCATGGTGCACCAGCACTTCATGCTGGTCGACCCGTTCACCGTGCTGGAGAACGTCATGCTCGGCGCCGAGGGCGGGGCGCTGCTCGCCCGCGGGCAGGCCAAGGCCCGGGCCGAGCTGACGCGCCTGGAGGCCGCCTACCACCTCGACGTCGATCCCGACGCTGTGGTCGGCGAGCTCGCCGTCGGCAGCCAGCAGCGGGTCGAGATCCTCAAGGCGCTCTACCGCGGCGCCGACATCCTGATCCTGGACGAGCCGACCGGCGTGCTGACGCCGGCGGAGGCCGACCAGCTCTTCGAGATCCTGAAA encodes:
- a CDS encoding tetratricopeptide repeat protein, with amino-acid sequence MRRSSFAVFIALGLALGGCKTFDDNPITGSISTPAAPPAATSPEGWRAIAAQWQPAYDKNPSDPRAAMIYARALRETDQNAQALAVVQRAAIANPKNQALLGEYGRALAANGQFDQALDVLSRAHMPDKPDWRILMAQGAVLDQMGRSSEARDHYDTALKIAPGEPSVLSNLGLSYALSNDLANAEKVLRQANADPRADMRARQNLALVLALQGKFGEAQTVASRDLSPAEAAQNIASIREMVSQTNNWQKLKTARKLPPQG
- a CDS encoding SDR family oxidoreductase — protein: MRRLLVFGLGYSASRFVLRAGAGFGHVAGTARTPEAAAERAAALGVETLAFDGLSAGPALRGAVAAATHILVSIPPDATGDPVLRALADDIAAAPALAWIGYLSTVGVYGGFDGAWIDEDTPIRPTAERNRRRAEVERAWIDLGARAGRAVQVFRLAGIYGPGQNAVRNLREGTARRIVKPGQVFNRIHVDDIAGALIAGIGRPAVGPLINVADDEPAPPQDVIAYAAHLLGREPPPEIDFEAADLSPMGRSFYGENKRVSNRRLRRELGCDLLYPTYREGIRACLDED
- the dnaJ gene encoding molecular chaperone DnaJ — protein: MAKRDYYEVLGVSREASDGELKAAFRKLAMLHHPDRNPGNKEAEARFKEVNEAYEALKDGQKRAAYDRFGHAAFENGGMGGRGGFEAGGFGSFTDIFNDIFDDLTGRGGGRSRGGGGGRERGADLRYNMEIELEDAFKGKTATVKIPTSVTCEACSGSGAKPGSKPRQCGTCAGHGRVRATQGFFSIERTCPTCHGRGEVIDDPCAACGGAGRVTRERTLSVNIPAGVEDGTRIRLSNEGEAGARGGPPGDLYIFLSIQPHPFFQRDGADLHCRVPVSMVTAALGGEFTVPTIDGAQAKVQVPEGTQTGRQVRLRGKGMPVLRARDVGDMYVQVFVETPKNLTRRQRDLLAEFDAVSSKETQPESAGFFAKVKDFFDGLSGQ
- the dnaK gene encoding molecular chaperone DnaK, with the protein product MAKVIGIDLGTTNSCVAVMEGANARVIENSEGMRTTPSIVAITDDGERLVGQPAKRQAVTNPERTFFAIKRLIGRTFDDPMTKKDIGLVPYKIVRAPNGDAWVEADGKTYSPSQISAFVLQKMKETAEAHLGQPVTQAVITVPAYFNDAQRQATKDAGKIAGLEVLRIINEPTAAALAYGLDKKKTGTIAVYDLGGGTFDVSILEIGDGVFEVKSTNGDTFLGGEDFDMRLVEYLADEFKREQGIDLKKDKLALQRLKEAAEKAKIELSSTAQTEINLPYITADATGPKHLTLKLSRAKFESLVDDLIQRTVEPCRKALKDAGLAAGQIDEVVLVGGMTRMPKIQEIVKQFFGKEPHKGVNPDEVVAIGAAVQAGVLQGDVKDVLLLDVTPLSLGIETLGGVFTRLIDRNTTIPTKKGQVFSTAEDNQTAVTIRVFQGEREMAADNKALGQFDLVGLPPAPRGVPQVEVTFDIDANGIVQVSAKDKATGKEQQIRIQASGGLSEADIEKMVKDAQANAAEDKKRRELVEVRNQADAAVHQAEKSLRDLGDKVSAADKSTVESAVAALKAVKDGDDAEAIKARTNELMQASMKLGEALYQASQAAPGAEAEASAGKPQDDVVDADFEEVDEDKKKRA
- a CDS encoding alpha-ketoglutarate-dependent dioxygenase AlkB family protein, whose amino-acid sequence is MQLYPSRFDRTQQEDLVAAIRAAVRAAPLYVPRMPRTGKPFSVRMTNCGRLGWVSDEAGYRYQATHPETGEPWPAIPQPLEALWREVAGYPLPPEACLVNVYAADARMGLHQDRDEADFSAPVVSVSLGDTCLFRLGGTERRDPTRSFRLASGDVLVLGGDSRLAFHGVDRLYPGTSTLLRGGGRINLTLRRVTKPPAAA
- a CDS encoding glycosyltransferase family 87 protein, with the translated sequence MPAATPRLHRLIFIPGIVLGAGLLAAYLLSVAWQAPFPRDVNGYALGRDFLNAWVYGREAWSGEAGRYYDIRLYNQHLAALTGWDYPAQQWSYAPHFMLVMAPFGLMPYLPALALWTALSLLALLVVVPVTADRRFAWPVLVLAPAGVFCWISGQASFLLLALLIGIWRNLDRRPLLAGMLLGLLTVKPQLGLLFPLMLVLTGRWRVVFAAAATTLALAGATALLWGVDLWRLYLTVGAPMQELVLSRPTNVSYAFMPTLYMNARLLGASSGLAYGLQVLAALAAAGAVAWTYRRPRDPLLSYAALMVAGLVATPYLMSYDLLVAVWAVLAVGGGAGRERIVYLLVTLLPLLTLMGGLAGIPGAALVLPALLVFLLRRLAGEAPAETAVRPLRAVSSPGAASG
- a CDS encoding heavy metal-binding domain-containing protein, which encodes MSWLSWLTGGQTPAEAEQARLASEADARRLAEWETALQRGRLPGFVAERLQAASAGRTPWLTTMTAAELMLARSHGIRPIATVSGTCWFHYGYSWTKGHSAGWHAALSRLKLEAAAAGANAVVDVKMRRINLDIGESMDFTVLGTAVRFDGLPPSPDPVVATVPALEFARLLEAGIVPVGIGIGAHYEWLSRGGNLDGAGSFSNRPLTGLGNFWERVRRIAHAELRRDTAAQGNGVLAHTHFGQLFKIENDDAPGRYLGRHIVVGTIVDAPRRLPVPHGIEMVLDMNEAASPLSTASRHGHTAYDGVDQEGEI